A single genomic interval of Desulfovibrio intestinalis harbors:
- a CDS encoding sodium:calcium antiporter, protein MTIRALRPYILAVLMTIPGLALHLAPSDISPLLVTALAGMAILGASFLLTWACEVAQMDMPQAVAVAVVAFIAVLPEYAVDMYFTWMAGQQPDSPYSHYAIANMTGANRLLIGVGWSAIVLIFAGRFHSAVTLNSDKRTDVLFLAIATIYALFIPLKGSLTWVDGLVLLGIYVWYILIIMRRPVEEEELEGPAATLAKLAKKIRLRSVGAIFVFSALVILGNAESFSEGLVASGKMLNINEFLLVQWIAPLASEAPEFIVALMFASRGNAGLALGCLLSSKLNQWTLLVGMIPGVYAVSSGGLTPPINLDTHQFQEILLTAGQSLFAVALLLDLRLHVREAIWLLLLFSLQLLSPLYDVQLETMLGLPHDPLRLHLFYAKVYLVLAVVLLIKNWRQAWELRKGFKV, encoded by the coding sequence ATGACCATTCGTGCCTTGCGGCCTTATATTCTGGCTGTGCTTATGACCATTCCCGGTCTGGCGCTTCACCTTGCTCCATCTGACATCTCTCCTCTGCTTGTAACGGCACTTGCCGGGATGGCCATCCTGGGAGCGTCGTTTCTGCTCACCTGGGCCTGTGAAGTGGCGCAGATGGACATGCCACAAGCGGTAGCTGTGGCAGTGGTCGCCTTTATTGCTGTGCTGCCCGAATACGCAGTGGATATGTACTTTACCTGGATGGCCGGCCAGCAGCCAGACAGCCCCTATTCACACTATGCCATCGCCAACATGACCGGAGCCAACAGGCTCCTTATCGGCGTGGGCTGGTCGGCAATTGTGCTTATCTTCGCCGGACGCTTCCACTCCGCCGTCACCCTGAACAGCGACAAACGGACGGACGTGCTGTTTCTGGCAATTGCAACAATCTACGCGCTGTTCATTCCCCTCAAAGGTTCCCTCACATGGGTAGACGGTCTGGTGCTTTTGGGCATTTACGTCTGGTACATACTCATCATCATGCGCCGCCCCGTTGAAGAGGAAGAACTTGAAGGGCCAGCCGCCACTCTTGCCAAGCTGGCCAAAAAAATTCGCCTGCGCAGCGTAGGCGCTATTTTTGTTTTTTCTGCCCTGGTAATATTGGGCAATGCCGAATCTTTCAGCGAAGGCCTGGTTGCCAGCGGCAAGATGCTGAATATCAACGAGTTTTTACTGGTACAGTGGATCGCCCCCCTGGCCTCGGAAGCTCCTGAGTTCATCGTGGCCCTCATGTTCGCTTCACGGGGCAATGCCGGATTGGCTCTTGGATGTTTACTTTCTTCCAAACTTAATCAATGGACACTGCTGGTTGGCATGATACCTGGGGTTTACGCGGTGTCTTCCGGTGGGCTTACGCCTCCCATAAACCTTGACACACACCAGTTTCAGGAAATATTACTCACAGCCGGGCAGTCTCTTTTTGCCGTAGCTTTGCTGCTGGACTTGCGCCTGCATGTGCGTGAGGCTATATGGCTGCTTCTGCTCTTCAGCTTGCAGTTGCTTTCTCCCTTGTATGACGTGCAGCTGGAAACCATGCTGGGCCTGCCCCACGATCCCCTGCGTCTGCATTTGTTCTATGCCAAGGTATATCTGGTACTGGCGGTTGTGCTGCTTATCAAGAACTGGCGGCAAGCCTGGGAGCTTCGCAAGGGATTCAAAGTTTAA
- a CDS encoding YIP1 family protein, which yields MNITCPRCGFSRQVPANRLPARAVIATCPQCSCRFRFAPDTGVQEVLPDAPQAGDRDTAQGQAAGPASQDYTNADDSRDSTAEVSRDPGEDDPLPPGAIVPGSPTWSRDKAAQEDAPQHEKESRDRDTGNARPSVQEKWRSSDRAGIENPDDSDEDPRVEASRAYEREKNRRYEDDDHSYDRKRRAADADDRNSDDHHDDDEHYDEHAEGAIPWETAPEPDGWLAAFYHTCMRVMFGAQRVFSQVQPDGSQMRALIFYLLVSVVQVIVERIWSGVFMSLIAPSAASDPQLEKMLIMLSPQMSLPMILLIKTGMSVIQLYVLSALINFTYGFVRGSRTDFGQVFQVLAYSAAPTLLCVVPLLGSLVGFVWMVACVLIGCRAALRLTWPQTLMGLAPVILLIAPLVLQIFQAASM from the coding sequence GTGAATATTACGTGTCCGCGTTGCGGCTTCAGCCGCCAAGTGCCCGCCAACCGCCTGCCTGCGCGTGCGGTTATCGCCACCTGCCCCCAATGCTCCTGCCGTTTCCGCTTCGCGCCAGATACTGGCGTGCAGGAAGTTCTGCCGGATGCGCCTCAGGCCGGGGATCGGGATACGGCACAGGGCCAGGCCGCGGGCCCTGCTTCTCAAGACTATACGAATGCCGACGACTCTCGGGACTCCACAGCAGAGGTTTCGCGCGATCCGGGTGAGGACGATCCCCTGCCTCCCGGTGCAATTGTGCCCGGCAGCCCTACATGGTCGCGTGACAAGGCTGCGCAAGAAGATGCCCCGCAGCACGAAAAAGAAAGCCGCGATCGGGATACGGGCAATGCCCGGCCTAGTGTTCAGGAGAAATGGCGCAGCTCTGACAGGGCCGGAATTGAAAACCCTGATGATTCCGATGAAGACCCGCGTGTAGAAGCCAGCCGCGCCTATGAGCGTGAGAAAAACCGTCGTTACGAAGACGATGACCATTCGTATGATCGCAAGCGCCGTGCCGCAGATGCGGATGACCGCAACAGCGATGACCATCACGACGATGACGAGCATTATGACGAACATGCCGAGGGGGCTATTCCCTGGGAAACAGCCCCGGAGCCGGACGGCTGGCTTGCGGCCTTTTACCATACCTGCATGCGCGTCATGTTTGGGGCACAACGTGTTTTCAGCCAGGTGCAGCCCGACGGCTCACAAATGCGTGCCCTGATTTTCTACCTGCTGGTGAGTGTAGTTCAGGTCATTGTTGAGCGCATATGGTCTGGGGTGTTCATGTCCCTCATCGCGCCCAGTGCGGCTTCTGACCCGCAACTGGAAAAAATGCTCATTATGCTTTCGCCGCAAATGAGCCTGCCAATGATCCTGCTGATCAAAACGGGCATGTCCGTTATTCAGCTTTATGTGCTCAGCGCGCTTATCAACTTTACCTATGGCTTTGTGCGTGGCAGCCGTACTGATTTCGGTCAGGTTTTTCAGGTGCTGGCCTATTCCGCTGCGCCCACCCTGCTGTGCGTGGTGCCCTTGCTGGGTTCGCTGGTGGGCTTTGTCTGGATGGTGGCTTGTGTGCTGATAGGCTGCCGTGCGGCGCTCAGGCTTACCTGGCCACAGACCCTTATGGGACTGGCCCCGGTGATTCTGTTGATTGCGCCTCTGGTTCTCCAGATTTTTCAGGCTGCGAGCATGTAA